In Ancylobacter polymorphus, one genomic interval encodes:
- a CDS encoding ParB/RepB/Spo0J family partition protein, producing the protein MHLMKVDPRALKENPDRARQTKATPQADALLLATIKAVGIVQPPVTTPDSGGGNGYIINAGHRRVKQAIAAGLEEIDVLVADASNDNGAMRSMIENIAREPLNPVDQWRAIERLVALDWTEEAIAIALALNVRRIKQLRLLANVLPAMLDHMAKGDMPDERQLRTIAAASLDEQKEVWKKHKPSKGDPQVSWWSVAQGLQKKRMFARHASFGDDLAQAYGIEWVEDLFAPADEDSRYTTNVEAFLGAQQEWMANNLPKKGIIAESTNWGEVKLPPKAERVHGKPTKSDCTAMYLDRDGRVQSVHYRMPEPRKAKGKAGSGPDSTTDDVGIVAKTRPDVTRKGVEMIGDFRTDALREALGRAPIEDDTLTALLILAFAGQNVSVTTGSGGVYYGNSRLAKHAAILFDGEGKLAFDMDTLRVAARSMLADVFSCRENATNSGIVARIAGATVGADGFLPNMGTDDFLSCLARPALEASCKDTPVLPRQRVKDTRAALVEHFKEARFIHPSALFDPDATALGTWLTSSAPTEDGDEADEDADAATAEPSDEDGFREAAE; encoded by the coding sequence ATGCACCTCATGAAAGTCGATCCGCGTGCGCTGAAGGAAAACCCCGATCGCGCCCGCCAGACCAAGGCCACGCCGCAGGCCGACGCCCTGCTGCTCGCCACCATCAAGGCCGTTGGCATCGTGCAGCCGCCCGTCACCACGCCGGATTCCGGCGGCGGCAACGGCTACATCATCAATGCCGGCCATCGCCGCGTGAAGCAGGCGATCGCAGCCGGCCTCGAGGAAATCGATGTTCTCGTCGCGGACGCGTCGAACGACAACGGCGCCATGCGCTCGATGATCGAGAACATCGCCCGCGAGCCCCTGAACCCCGTCGACCAGTGGCGCGCGATCGAGCGCCTGGTGGCCCTCGACTGGACGGAGGAAGCCATCGCCATCGCGCTGGCGCTGAACGTCCGTCGCATCAAGCAGCTGCGGCTGCTCGCCAACGTGCTGCCGGCCATGCTCGATCACATGGCCAAGGGCGACATGCCCGACGAGCGCCAGCTGCGCACCATCGCCGCGGCCTCGCTCGACGAGCAGAAGGAGGTCTGGAAGAAGCACAAGCCGTCGAAGGGCGATCCGCAGGTGTCGTGGTGGAGCGTCGCGCAGGGCCTGCAGAAGAAGCGCATGTTTGCCCGGCACGCGAGCTTCGGCGACGACCTCGCCCAGGCCTACGGGATCGAATGGGTCGAGGACCTGTTCGCTCCGGCCGACGAGGACAGCCGCTACACCACCAATGTCGAGGCCTTCCTCGGCGCGCAGCAGGAGTGGATGGCCAACAACCTGCCGAAGAAGGGCATCATCGCCGAGTCCACCAATTGGGGCGAGGTGAAGCTGCCGCCGAAGGCCGAGCGCGTCCATGGCAAGCCGACGAAGTCGGATTGCACGGCCATGTATCTCGATCGCGACGGCCGCGTGCAGAGCGTGCATTACCGCATGCCCGAGCCCAGGAAGGCCAAGGGCAAGGCCGGGAGCGGTCCCGACAGCACGACGGACGACGTCGGCATCGTGGCGAAGACCCGTCCCGACGTGACGCGCAAGGGCGTCGAGATGATCGGCGACTTCCGCACCGACGCGCTGCGCGAGGCGCTCGGCCGCGCGCCGATCGAGGACGACACGCTGACGGCGCTGCTCATCCTCGCCTTCGCCGGCCAGAACGTCTCCGTCACGACCGGCAGCGGTGGCGTCTACTACGGCAACAGCCGGCTCGCGAAGCATGCCGCCATCCTGTTCGACGGCGAGGGCAAGCTCGCCTTCGACATGGACACGCTGCGCGTCGCGGCCCGATCGATGCTCGCCGACGTTTTCTCGTGTCGGGAGAACGCCACCAATAGCGGCATCGTCGCCCGTATCGCCGGCGCCACGGTCGGGGCGGACGGCTTCCTCCCCAATATGGGCACCGACGACTTCCTCTCCTGCCTGGCGCGACCGGCACTGGAGGCGTCCTGCAAGGACACGCCGGTCCTGCCGCGCCAGCGGGTGAAGGACACGCGAGCCGCGCTCGTCGAGCACTTCAAGGAAGCTCGCTTCATCCACCCCTCCGCGCTCTTCGATCCGGATGCGACGGCGCTTGGCACGTGGCTGACGTCCAGTGCGCCGACCGAGGATGGCGACGAAGCCGATGAGGATGCCGACGCTGCGACCGCCGAGCCGTCCGACGAGGACGGCTTCAGGGAAGCCGCCGAATAG
- a CDS encoding DUF7007 domain-containing protein — translation MNATAAANDIEDAPGLPGASFGRSADGLLVALVGDTAFAMAPGRDGKHYLVTGWRIGRPMAQWSRSDFYGHCGELADEAAFRARVLESAEHQREKRALGRKEVSSRASTPWGASQGATLYAEDVVFHSTAGHGGFHISAERNRKVHPLLRAEGGWYEQDECWAAVAITFPHLFTAFERRCAERTIKDSWPDAWEAIFGTVLQPGESREKDRCAFERDHAADWIVVSAITSDREAGFVEVVATLGGERGPGTEERRFLVPSGEYSTGRFGFVVDPARHRVYGGLSSFIGWNGRAET, via the coding sequence ATGAACGCGACAGCTGCCGCCAACGATATCGAAGACGCCCCCGGATTACCGGGGGCTTCCTTCGGCCGCAGCGCCGACGGCCTGCTCGTCGCGCTTGTCGGCGACACCGCCTTCGCCATGGCGCCGGGGCGCGACGGGAAGCACTATCTCGTCACTGGCTGGCGCATCGGCAGGCCGATGGCACAGTGGTCCCGCTCCGACTTCTACGGCCATTGCGGCGAGCTCGCCGACGAGGCGGCGTTTCGTGCCCGCGTGCTCGAAAGCGCCGAGCATCAGCGGGAGAAACGGGCGCTCGGCCGCAAGGAGGTTTCCTCGCGCGCCAGCACGCCATGGGGCGCCTCGCAGGGTGCGACGCTCTATGCCGAGGACGTCGTTTTCCACTCCACGGCCGGCCATGGTGGCTTCCACATCTCGGCCGAGCGCAATCGCAAGGTCCATCCGCTCCTTCGCGCCGAGGGCGGATGGTACGAACAGGACGAGTGCTGGGCCGCAGTCGCGATCACGTTCCCGCATCTTTTCACTGCCTTCGAGCGGCGCTGCGCCGAGCGCACGATCAAGGATAGCTGGCCCGATGCCTGGGAGGCGATCTTCGGCACGGTGCTTCAGCCCGGCGAATCCCGCGAGAAGGATCGCTGCGCCTTCGAGCGTGATCACGCCGCCGACTGGATCGTGGTTTCGGCGATCACATCGGACCGGGAGGCGGGCTTCGTCGAGGTCGTCGCGACGCTCGGCGGCGAGCGCGGGCCCGGCACCGAGGAGCGGCGTTTCCTTGTGCCGTCGGGCGAGTACAGCACCGGGCGCTTCGGCTTCGTCGTTGATCCGGCCCGGCATCGCGTCTATGGCGGGCTGTCGAGCTTCATCGGCTGGAACGGGAGGGCAGAGACATGA
- a CDS encoding DUF3085 domain-containing protein produces the protein MFTFSVTDIHAVITRGRIDALANGGFRNPYYGLRPGKDEKPGLWLVGDEGVYLLSNGKLAEGQRPLVVYAEECDPKTNPDYWHYKRQHFGGDDGIEFLDAEMLVKQIAAVPRATHVRIEMTDTSMSITPIRR, from the coding sequence ATGTTCACCTTCTCCGTGACAGACATCCATGCGGTCATCACGCGTGGGCGTATTGACGCCCTCGCCAATGGCGGCTTCCGCAATCCCTACTACGGTCTCCGCCCCGGCAAGGACGAGAAGCCCGGGCTCTGGCTAGTCGGCGACGAGGGCGTCTATCTGCTCTCGAACGGCAAGCTCGCCGAGGGGCAGCGCCCCCTCGTCGTCTATGCCGAGGAATGCGATCCGAAGACCAACCCGGACTACTGGCACTACAAGCGCCAGCATTTCGGCGGCGATGACGGGATCGAGTTTCTCGATGCCGAAATGCTCGTGAAGCAAATCGCCGCCGTTCCTCGAGCCACGCATGTCCGGATCGAAATGACCGACACCAGCATGTCGATCACGCCGATCCGTCGCTGA
- a CDS encoding RES family NAD+ phosphorylase, producing the protein MRHDGKLFRALNPIYAREPLSGRGAELYSGRFNPKGVPALYTSLSVMTALREANQVGNLQPTTLVAYVAEIDGIFDCRDDAALAEEGMDAAAIADTTWRDQMRTNGEAKTQALARHLIGAGYNGLLVRSFAAGSTAEDLNLVLWRWSNAPPARLMLIDDENRLSR; encoded by the coding sequence ATGCGCCATGACGGCAAGCTCTTCCGGGCATTGAACCCGATCTATGCCCGCGAACCGCTGTCGGGCCGCGGCGCCGAACTCTATAGCGGACGCTTCAATCCGAAAGGCGTGCCCGCACTCTACACCTCGCTGTCGGTCATGACGGCGCTGCGCGAAGCCAATCAGGTCGGCAATCTTCAGCCGACGACGCTCGTCGCCTATGTGGCGGAGATCGATGGCATCTTCGATTGCCGGGATGATGCCGCGCTGGCAGAAGAGGGAATGGATGCGGCGGCGATCGCCGACACGACATGGCGGGATCAGATGAGGACCAACGGCGAGGCGAAGACGCAGGCTCTCGCCCGGCACCTGATCGGCGCAGGCTATAACGGCCTGCTGGTCCGCAGCTTCGCCGCCGGCTCGACGGCGGAGGATTTGAACCTCGTCCTGTGGCGATGGTCCAACGCGCCGCCGGCCCGGCTCATGCTGATCGACGACGAGAACCGCCTGTCGCGCTGA
- a CDS encoding Eco57I restriction-modification methylase domain-containing protein: MAQGDPFTLDLFNNTALSSGLGLGITTFAASSNDNPDHDDDPPPSAPASAMPVASRPPASASPGRPHGENFHLVGDRTLAKSWKDRARDNIAAIRLAGAIEAEARPATPEEQAQLIRFTGFGASDLANFVFRRPGEVEFRKGWETIGAELEDAVGDLDHASLARCTQYAHFTPEFIARAMWAGLQRLGWRGGRVLEPGIGTGLFPALIPGALRDVSHVIGVELDPVTARIVRLLQPRARIIAADFARTELPANFDLVIGNPPFSDRTVRSDRAFRSMGLRLHDYFIVRAIDLLKPGALAAFVTSAGTMDKADGSAREHIAKSADLVGAIRLPEGSFRASAGTDVVVDILFFRKRKIGDAEGDLAWLELDEVRPATQDEGAIRVNRWFARHPAFVLGNHALASGPFGEAYTCLPREGEDLGAALPAAIGRLPEAVYDGEPGIIDLDLEEREDDAAPDLPGDRHVREGSYVFDKARGLMQVLDGRPVAVKIRKGRSAEGVPEKHVRIIGKLIPIRDAVREVLKCQETDRPWKDAQVRLRIAWSNFVRDFGPINFTTVSMTEDEETGEDRETHRRPNLQPFLDDPDCWLVASIEDYDLETNTAKPGAIFTQRVISPPAAPVITSAADALAVVLNERGRVDIDHIAELLHRDRDDVVAELGSAIFRDPADGSWQTADAYLSGAVRDKLKAAEAAAALEPDYERNVTALQGVQPADLSPSEITARLGAPWIPAADVVAFVKETMGAEIRIHHMPELASWTVEARQLGYMAAGTSEWGTDRRHAGELLTDALNSRVPQIFDTIKDGDSERRVLNVVDTEAAKAKLSRIKDEFQRWIWCDPDRTDRLARFYNDRFNNIAPRAFDGSHLKLPGASGAFVLYGHQKRGIWRIIAAGSTYLAHAVGAGKTMTMAAAIMEQRRLGLIAKAMLVVPGHCLAQAAREFLALYPNARILVADETNFVKEKRHRFLSRAATSTWDAIIITHSAFRFISVPSAFEQQMIQDELELYETLLTKVESDDRVSRKRLERLKEGLKERLESLATRKDDLLTISEIGVDQIIVDEAQEFRKLSFATNMSTLKGVDPNGSQRAWDLYVKSRFVETKNPGRALVLASGTPITNTLGEMFSVQRYLGYSALSERGLHEFDAWASTFGDVSTELELQPSGKYKPVTRFATFVNVPELIAMFRSFADVVMPEDLRRYVKVPAISTGRRQIVTAKPTAAFKRYQVLLDERIKAIEMRDRPPEPGDDILLSVITDGRHAAIDLRLVDCDNDNEPDNKLNQLVANAFRIWKETAENTYLRTDGKPFELSGAAQMIFSDLGTISVEKTRGFSAYRWIRDELVRMGVPATEIAFMQDYKKSEAKQRLFGDVRAGRVRFLLGSSETMGTGVNAQLRLKALHHLDVPWLPSHIEQREGRIERQGNQHDVIDIFAYATEGSLDATMWQNNERKARFIAAALSGDTSVRRLDDLGEGQANQFAIAKAIASGDQRLMQKAGLEADIARLERLRAAHQDDQFAVRRQIRDAEREIEFATRRIGEIEQDIARLVPTTGDAFAMTVTGRTYGERKEAGRALMKEILTLVQLQREDESVIASVGGFDLEYSGERFGRDGYRYSTLLLRTGSECEIDLPVTVTPLGAISRLEHALDDFDGEQERFRQRLGDARRRLASYRSRDGGAFAFAEELAEKRRQLAAIEADLAADTEKPAERAAA, from the coding sequence ATGGCGCAGGGCGATCCCTTCACGCTCGACCTCTTCAACAACACGGCTTTGTCCTCCGGGCTCGGCCTCGGCATCACGACATTCGCCGCCTCGTCCAACGACAATCCCGATCACGACGACGACCCGCCGCCATCGGCGCCGGCCTCGGCGATGCCGGTCGCTTCGCGGCCGCCCGCGTCGGCGTCTCCGGGCCGGCCGCACGGCGAGAACTTCCATCTCGTCGGCGATCGCACGCTGGCGAAGAGCTGGAAGGACCGGGCACGCGACAATATCGCGGCGATCCGTCTCGCGGGTGCCATCGAGGCGGAGGCGCGCCCCGCCACGCCAGAAGAGCAGGCTCAACTGATCCGCTTCACCGGCTTCGGCGCGTCCGATCTGGCCAACTTCGTGTTCCGGCGGCCCGGAGAGGTGGAATTCCGCAAGGGTTGGGAGACGATCGGCGCCGAGCTCGAGGACGCCGTCGGCGATCTCGATCATGCTTCGCTCGCGCGCTGCACCCAGTATGCGCATTTCACCCCGGAGTTCATCGCCCGGGCAATGTGGGCCGGTCTGCAACGTCTCGGCTGGCGCGGCGGGCGCGTGCTCGAGCCCGGCATCGGCACCGGCCTGTTCCCGGCGCTGATACCCGGGGCTCTTCGGGACGTGTCGCACGTCATCGGCGTCGAGCTCGACCCGGTCACGGCGCGCATCGTGCGTCTGCTGCAGCCACGGGCGCGAATCATCGCCGCCGATTTCGCCCGCACCGAGCTGCCGGCGAATTTCGACCTCGTCATCGGCAACCCGCCCTTCTCCGACCGGACCGTGCGTTCGGACCGCGCCTTTCGGTCGATGGGCCTCCGCCTCCACGACTATTTCATCGTGCGGGCGATCGATCTGCTGAAGCCCGGGGCACTCGCCGCCTTCGTGACCAGCGCGGGCACGATGGACAAGGCCGACGGCAGCGCGCGAGAGCATATCGCGAAGTCGGCGGACCTCGTCGGCGCGATCAGGCTGCCCGAGGGCAGCTTCCGCGCCAGCGCCGGCACCGATGTGGTGGTCGACATCCTGTTCTTCCGCAAGCGCAAGATCGGCGACGCCGAAGGCGATCTCGCCTGGCTCGAGCTCGACGAGGTGCGGCCGGCGACGCAGGACGAAGGCGCCATCCGCGTGAACCGCTGGTTCGCACGGCATCCTGCTTTCGTGCTCGGAAACCATGCCCTCGCCTCCGGGCCGTTCGGCGAGGCCTATACCTGCCTTCCGCGCGAGGGTGAGGATCTCGGCGCCGCGCTTCCGGCTGCGATCGGCCGTCTTCCGGAAGCCGTCTATGACGGCGAGCCCGGCATCATCGACCTTGACCTTGAGGAGCGGGAAGACGACGCGGCTCCCGACCTGCCCGGCGATCGGCATGTGCGCGAGGGCAGCTATGTCTTCGACAAAGCTCGCGGCCTGATGCAGGTCCTCGATGGCAGGCCCGTCGCGGTCAAGATTCGCAAGGGCCGCAGCGCCGAGGGCGTGCCCGAAAAGCATGTGCGGATCATCGGCAAGCTGATCCCAATCCGCGATGCGGTGCGCGAGGTCCTCAAATGCCAAGAAACCGACCGGCCGTGGAAAGATGCGCAGGTTCGTCTTCGCATTGCCTGGTCGAACTTCGTGCGCGATTTCGGCCCGATCAACTTCACGACCGTCTCGATGACCGAGGACGAGGAGACAGGCGAGGACCGCGAGACGCATCGCCGGCCGAACCTGCAGCCCTTCCTCGATGACCCCGATTGCTGGCTGGTCGCCTCGATCGAGGACTACGACCTCGAGACCAACACGGCGAAGCCCGGCGCAATCTTCACGCAGCGTGTGATCTCGCCGCCGGCGGCGCCGGTGATCACCAGCGCGGCCGACGCATTGGCCGTGGTGCTGAACGAGCGCGGTCGCGTCGATATCGACCACATCGCCGAACTGCTGCACCGCGACCGTGATGATGTCGTCGCCGAGCTCGGCAGCGCGATCTTCCGCGATCCCGCCGACGGCTCGTGGCAGACGGCCGATGCCTATCTCTCCGGAGCTGTCCGCGACAAGCTGAAGGCGGCGGAGGCCGCCGCGGCGCTCGAGCCGGACTATGAGCGCAACGTCACCGCGCTGCAGGGCGTGCAGCCGGCCGATCTTAGTCCCTCCGAAATCACCGCGCGGCTCGGCGCGCCCTGGATTCCGGCCGCGGATGTCGTCGCCTTCGTCAAGGAGACGATGGGCGCCGAGATCAGGATCCACCATATGCCCGAGCTGGCCTCCTGGACCGTGGAGGCCCGACAGCTCGGCTATATGGCGGCGGGGACGTCGGAATGGGGTACGGATCGTCGCCATGCTGGCGAGCTGCTCACAGATGCGCTGAACAGCCGCGTGCCGCAGATCTTTGACACCATCAAGGACGGCGACAGCGAGCGCCGCGTCCTCAATGTCGTCGACACAGAGGCCGCGAAAGCCAAGCTCTCGAGGATCAAGGACGAATTCCAGCGCTGGATCTGGTGCGATCCCGACCGCACCGACCGCCTGGCGCGGTTCTACAACGATCGCTTCAACAATATCGCGCCGAGAGCCTTCGACGGCTCCCATCTGAAACTTCCTGGCGCCTCTGGCGCCTTCGTTCTTTACGGTCACCAGAAGCGCGGCATCTGGCGGATCATCGCGGCCGGATCGACCTATCTCGCCCATGCGGTCGGTGCTGGCAAGACCATGACGATGGCCGCGGCCATCATGGAGCAGCGCCGTCTCGGCCTGATCGCGAAGGCGATGCTCGTCGTGCCCGGGCACTGCCTGGCGCAGGCCGCGCGCGAGTTCCTGGCGCTCTATCCGAACGCGCGCATCCTCGTCGCCGACGAGACCAACTTCGTGAAGGAGAAGCGACACCGCTTCCTCTCGCGCGCGGCGACATCGACCTGGGACGCGATCATCATCACGCATTCGGCCTTCCGCTTCATCTCCGTGCCCTCGGCTTTCGAGCAGCAGATGATTCAGGACGAGCTCGAGCTCTACGAAACGCTGCTGACCAAGGTCGAGAGCGACGATCGCGTCTCGCGAAAGCGCCTAGAGCGGCTGAAGGAAGGGCTGAAAGAGCGCCTGGAATCGCTGGCGACGCGAAAGGACGACCTGCTCACCATCTCCGAGATCGGCGTCGACCAGATCATCGTCGACGAAGCCCAGGAGTTCAGGAAGCTCTCCTTCGCCACCAACATGTCGACCTTGAAGGGCGTCGATCCGAACGGCTCGCAGCGCGCTTGGGACCTCTATGTGAAATCCCGCTTCGTCGAGACGAAGAATCCGGGTCGCGCGCTCGTGCTCGCCTCCGGCACGCCGATCACCAATACGCTCGGCGAGATGTTCTCGGTGCAGCGCTATCTCGGATACTCTGCGCTCAGCGAGCGCGGCCTGCACGAATTCGACGCCTGGGCCTCGACCTTCGGCGACGTGTCGACCGAGCTCGAGCTGCAGCCGTCGGGCAAATACAAGCCGGTGACGCGCTTCGCCACCTTTGTGAATGTGCCTGAGCTGATCGCCATGTTCCGCTCCTTCGCGGACGTGGTCATGCCGGAGGACCTGCGCCGCTATGTGAAGGTGCCGGCGATCTCGACCGGCCGGCGGCAGATCGTCACCGCGAAGCCGACGGCGGCGTTCAAGCGCTACCAGGTGCTGCTCGACGAGCGCATCAAGGCGATCGAAATGCGCGACCGGCCGCCGGAGCCGGGCGACGACATCCTGCTCTCAGTCATCACCGACGGACGCCACGCCGCGATCGACCTGCGTCTGGTCGATTGCGACAACGACAACGAGCCGGACAACAAGCTGAACCAGCTCGTCGCCAACGCCTTCCGCATCTGGAAAGAGACGGCCGAGAACACCTACCTGCGGACCGACGGGAAGCCGTTCGAGCTCTCCGGTGCCGCGCAGATGATCTTTTCTGATCTCGGTACGATCAGCGTGGAGAAGACGCGCGGCTTCTCGGCCTATCGCTGGATCCGGGACGAGCTCGTCCGGATGGGCGTGCCGGCCACTGAGATCGCCTTCATGCAGGACTATAAGAAGTCGGAGGCGAAGCAGCGGCTCTTCGGCGACGTGCGTGCCGGCAGGGTCCGCTTCCTTCTCGGAAGCTCGGAGACGATGGGCACGGGCGTCAATGCGCAGCTGCGCCTGAAAGCCCTGCATCATCTCGACGTGCCCTGGCTCCCCTCGCACATTGAGCAGCGCGAGGGCAGGATCGAGAGGCAGGGCAACCAGCACGACGTCATCGACATCTTTGCCTATGCGACGGAAGGCTCGCTCGACGCGACCATGTGGCAGAACAACGAGCGCAAGGCCCGCTTCATCGCCGCGGCGCTGTCCGGCGACACCTCGGTCCGGCGTCTCGATGATCTCGGCGAAGGCCAGGCCAACCAGTTCGCCATTGCGAAGGCGATCGCCTCCGGCGACCAGCGGCTGATGCAGAAGGCCGGGCTCGAAGCGGACATCGCCCGTCTCGAACGGCTCCGTGCCGCCCACCAGGACGATCAGTTCGCCGTTCGCCGCCAGATCCGCGACGCCGAGCGCGAGATCGAGTTCGCGACCCGGCGCATCGGCGAGATCGAGCAGGATATCGCGCGCCTGGTCCCGACCACCGGCGACGCCTTCGCGATGACCGTGACCGGCAGGACCTATGGCGAGCGCAAGGAGGCCGGCCGAGCGCTGATGAAGGAGATCCTGACGCTCGTGCAGTTGCAGCGGGAGGATGAGAGCGTGATCGCCTCGGTCGGCGGCTTCGATCTCGAATATTCCGGCGAGCGGTTTGGGCGCGATGGCTATCGCTACAGCACCCTGCTCCTCAGGACGGGATCTGAATGCGAAATCGACCTGCCGGTAACCGTCACGCCACTCGGCGCAATCTCACGTCTCGAGCATGCCCTCGACGATTTCGATGGCGAGCAGGAGCGATTTCGGCAGCGTCTCGGCGACGCTCGGCGTCGGCTCGCCTCCTACCGGTCGCGCGACGGCGGCGCGTTCGCCTTTGCCGAGGAACTGGCGGAGAAGCGTCGTCAACTCGCGGCGATCGAGGCCGATCTCGCCGCTGATACGGAAAAGCCGGCCGAACGGGCTGCCGCCTGA
- a CDS encoding DUF3991 domain-containing protein: protein MERNDVEELKERVLCAAVLEKAGFAIDLKESTRRAVKYRRGDDIVIVIHDGKGWFDPLSDAKGDVYALVAHLEPVGFPECLEHVASLVGFVPTEPLWTRPARKQEADVAVGERWRRRRKPWPGSLTWRYLGEERALADAAIRAAIRHDRLREGPRGSMWAAHTDDAGLVTGWEERGPEWRGFATGGAKVLFRFGPVDAFRFCLTEAAIDAMSLAVIEDMRPDSLFLSTGGGWSPSTDAAIRALVTRDNAFLVAATDNNGQGEVYAERLRAIANEASCRFERLRPAAEDWNADLRMMRKGGEKEGETLLPHARRSRQG, encoded by the coding sequence ATGGAAAGGAATGACGTTGAAGAGCTGAAGGAGCGTGTCCTGTGCGCCGCCGTGCTGGAAAAAGCCGGCTTTGCGATCGACCTGAAGGAGAGCACGCGCCGGGCCGTCAAATATCGCCGGGGCGACGACATCGTCATCGTCATCCATGACGGCAAGGGCTGGTTCGATCCCCTGTCCGACGCGAAAGGCGACGTCTACGCGCTCGTCGCGCATCTCGAGCCGGTCGGGTTTCCCGAGTGCCTTGAGCACGTGGCGAGTCTCGTGGGGTTTGTCCCCACGGAGCCCCTCTGGACGCGACCGGCCCGGAAGCAGGAGGCGGACGTCGCCGTCGGCGAGCGCTGGCGCCGCCGCCGCAAACCCTGGCCGGGATCTCTGACCTGGCGCTATCTCGGCGAGGAGCGGGCACTTGCCGATGCAGCGATCCGCGCGGCGATCCGTCATGATCGTCTGCGGGAAGGTCCGCGTGGCAGCATGTGGGCAGCACACACGGATGACGCCGGCCTTGTGACCGGTTGGGAGGAGCGGGGGCCCGAGTGGCGCGGCTTCGCCACCGGCGGCGCCAAGGTCCTGTTTCGCTTCGGCCCCGTCGACGCATTCCGGTTCTGCCTCACCGAGGCGGCGATCGACGCCATGAGCCTGGCGGTGATCGAGGACATGCGGCCGGACAGCCTGTTTCTCAGCACCGGCGGCGGCTGGTCGCCATCCACGGACGCGGCGATCCGGGCCCTTGTCACCCGAGACAACGCCTTCCTGGTCGCTGCCACCGACAACAACGGGCAGGGCGAGGTCTACGCCGAGCGACTGCGGGCGATCGCGAATGAGGCGTCCTGCCGCTTCGAGCGCCTGCGTCCGGCCGCCGAGGACTGGAACGCGGATCTCCGGATGATGAGGAAGGGAGGAGAGAAGGAAGGCGAGACCCTGCTGCCGCATGCCCGCCGGTCGCGTCAAGGGTGA
- a CDS encoding DUF1419 domain-containing protein — translation MNLPPVRKVFEGVADRRQMFRMFDRHAQRPNRWQGDDSALFRGEWFEIGQLEHDYMFDVLPPLWMRGDTFAMREFLTGSITSVFLSLTIDGRVRYFHGYCDLSDPRSPDGLKAVITERESRPAKAMTREERLEHIWSATNDDYRGYADWRFPHAARGKRIVIVYRQDRGRDFKLLDQLTDAEIGAKLPVHLRYLPDAIAA, via the coding sequence ATGAACCTCCCACCCGTCCGCAAGGTCTTCGAGGGTGTCGCCGACCGGCGCCAGATGTTCCGCATGTTCGACCGCCACGCGCAGCGCCCGAACCGCTGGCAGGGCGACGACAGCGCGCTCTTTCGCGGCGAATGGTTCGAGATCGGCCAGCTCGAGCACGACTACATGTTCGATGTGCTGCCGCCGCTCTGGATGCGTGGCGACACGTTCGCCATGCGCGAATTCCTGACCGGAAGCATCACCAGCGTCTTCCTCTCGCTGACGATCGACGGCCGGGTTCGCTACTTCCACGGCTATTGCGACCTGTCGGATCCACGTTCTCCCGATGGCCTGAAGGCCGTGATCACCGAGCGCGAATCCCGGCCGGCGAAGGCGATGACGCGCGAGGAGCGCCTCGAGCACATTTGGAGCGCGACGAACGACGACTATCGTGGCTATGCCGACTGGCGATTCCCTCACGCCGCGCGCGGCAAGCGCATCGTCATCGTCTATCGCCAGGATCGGGGTCGCGACTTCAAGCTGCTCGACCAGCTGACGGACGCGGAGATCGGCGCCAAGCTTCCGGTGCATCTGCGCTACCTGCCCGACGCGATCGCGGCGTAG
- a CDS encoding MbcA/ParS/Xre antitoxin family protein has translation MGLAQYADDGLFAPRRIAEAFRTTSEEIARTAGLGKDAIQRRDRIRSDKTQRRLREMIEVINKVEPRFGSALMAYAWYRSEPLPGFSGQTAMQLVRGGRADDVLDYIDAVDAGVHA, from the coding sequence ATGGGCCTCGCCCAATATGCCGACGACGGCCTTTTCGCGCCGCGGCGCATCGCCGAAGCCTTCCGGACCACAAGCGAGGAGATCGCCCGCACGGCAGGTCTCGGCAAGGACGCCATCCAGCGCAGGGATCGGATCCGCTCGGACAAGACACAGCGCCGGCTGCGCGAGATGATCGAGGTCATCAACAAGGTCGAGCCGCGCTTCGGCTCGGCGCTGATGGCCTATGCCTGGTATCGGTCGGAGCCCTTGCCAGGATTTTCCGGGCAGACGGCGATGCAGCTCGTGCGCGGCGGCCGGGCCGACGATGTGCTCGACTACATCGACGCCGTCGACGCCGGCGTTCATGCCTGA